The DNA sequence tattttaaaaaaatattatttataagtTATCAAACACATTAAGAACTTATAAGTAacttatatataaaaatatctcTTAACACCCTCTTGGCAGCCCATTGAACTTGTTTTAATGATGGCCGTCAGAGTCGGCCAATCCGAGGTTTGGTATATTATCATAAAAATACAAAAAGGCTTCGAATAGTTTAGCCAACAATAATTGAGTTCTACATAAAAATAAGACAGTTACGTACTTGCCTCAAGCGTGCCATCCACAACAAGTGGCTTGAAATTAATGCCACCCTTACATTGATACGCCTCTAATTTTGTCCACAAAGTCTTTCAAATTCCGATCGGATGAGCCACCCTCCGCCACCGCATCTTCTGCAGCTTTCTTCCACTTGAGTGCATTTTTTTTCAGCTCAGCTGCCTTGGGTCCAATGGCCTCTTTTAAACACTTTTGGATTCGGTCTCTGGAAACACCAGTTTTTTCAGTTTGGTCACCTCTACTTAATCTAACTCCCAGCTCTAACACATCAACTAAATACTTTGCATTAGTAACTTGATCACCCCAGCCTGGAAAGGCCACTACTGGGACACCAGTAGTTATAGCCTCCAACGATGAGTTCCAGCCGCAATGTGTTACAAAATATGCCACTGATGGATGTTCCAGAACTTCTTTTTGTGCACACCATTGCACAATTTTTCCCCTCTCACCAATTTTTTCCAAGAAATCTTCGGGTAATACAACAGGGGGTAAGTGAGGGTATGGTGGCCTTAAAACCCACAGAAACGAAACACCAGAACTCAGAAGTCCGTAAGCAATTTCATTTGTTTGTTCTTGATTTAAGGAAATTACACTGCCGAATGAAACGTACACAACTGATGCAGGAGCTTTGGAATTCAAGTAATCAATGCAATCATCAGCTTTAACGAAATCACCTTGAATACTAGAGTTTGAAGATTTAAGGTTCTTGAATAGTGGACCAATTGGTTTGATAAGACAAAATTTGGACATGTAATCAATGACTTCACTTTCGAGTTCTTGAAATGTTTCTACTAGTACACAAAATGTTTTTGACAAAACTTTGAACTGCCCTAAAATTGCTTTTCCTAAAACAGAATAAGGAGAGTGAGGGTGTAAGAAGCTAGGGATCTCATCATGTTTCAACAAAGGCATGGATGGCAATTGGACATCGATTTCCGGGTCAGATTGGGTTGGAAATTGTGCCAATTCATAATTGTAATGATAATAAGCCGAAAAACAAGCACAAGATTGTACCCAAAGAACTGCATTAGGAATGTTTAATGCATGAGCAATATCAGAAACCCATGGAATGAAAGGATTGTTGATGAGGCATGACACAGGACGGCCTTCTTTTTCGTGTTTCTTTATAATACCATTGACTGCCTCCTTACCATGCAACTCAAGAAGACGAATATAGGCTCCAAGATCAGCACGTCTTGGATCATCATCTCCGCTTAATGCATCATCGAAGAACTCGAAACGGATCATACCATCGCCAACTGGAGTGAGCTCATCGATGTTTTTGTTAGCTTTTCGCATGGAGCTTCCAA is a window from the Apium graveolens cultivar Ventura chromosome 1, ASM990537v1, whole genome shotgun sequence genome containing:
- the LOC141667517 gene encoding gallate 1-beta-glucosyltransferase 84A24-like — protein: MSSNTMNSQDLVHVLLVSFPGQGHVNPLLRLGKILASTGLLVTFSAPESVGSSMRKANKNIDELTPVGDGMIRFEFFDDALSGDDDPRRADLGAYIRLLELHGKEAVNGIIKKHEKEGRPVSCLINNPFIPWVSDIAHALNIPNAVLWVQSCACFSAYYHYNYELAQFPTQSDPEIDVQLPSMPLLKHDEIPSFLHPHSPYSVLGKAILGQFKVLSKTFCVLVETFQELESEVIDYMSKFCLIKPIGPLFKNLKSSNSSIQGDFVKADDCIDYLNSKAPASVVYVSFGSVISLNQEQTNEIAYGLLSSGVSFLWVLRPPYPHLPPVVLPEDFLEKIGERGKIVQWCAQKEVLEHPSVAYFVTHCGWNSSLEAITTGVPVVAFPGWGDQVTNAKYLVDVLELGVRLSRGDQTEKTGVSRDRIQKCLKEAIGPKAAELKKNALKWKKAAEDAVAEGGSSDRNLKDFVDKIRGVSM